One genomic segment of Burkholderia pyrrocinia includes these proteins:
- a CDS encoding 1-deoxy-D-xylulose-5-phosphate reductoisomerase, with protein sequence MQKRLTLLGSTGSIGDSTLDVVARHPERFSVYALTAHRNGDKLVEQCLRFAPEVAVVGDAATAAHVDAKLRAAGSRTTVLHGPQALVDVSKSDGCDTVVAAIVGAAGLAPSLAAARAGKRILLANKEALVMSGAIFMDAVRDHGAILLPVDSEHNAIFQCMPRDAAEHGGISKIILTASGGPFRTREPATLVDVTPDEACKHPNWVMGRKISVDSATMMNKGLEVIEAHWIFGLPGDRIDVLIHPQSVIHSLVSYRDGSVLAQLGNPDMRTPIAHALAFPDRVDAGVDQLDLAQIAQLSFEKPDYARFPCLALALKALEEGGIASAALNAANEVAVEAFLERRIGFMAIASTVDAVLNALPNRAPDGLEDVLAADAEARRLAAAIIAKAPAPRVERTV encoded by the coding sequence ATGCAAAAACGTCTGACATTGCTCGGTTCCACGGGCTCGATCGGAGACAGCACGCTCGACGTGGTCGCGCGCCATCCCGAACGATTCTCGGTCTACGCGCTGACCGCGCACCGCAACGGCGACAAGCTCGTCGAGCAGTGTCTGCGCTTCGCGCCTGAAGTGGCGGTGGTCGGCGATGCCGCGACGGCCGCGCACGTCGACGCGAAACTGCGCGCGGCGGGCAGCAGGACGACCGTGCTGCACGGGCCGCAGGCACTTGTCGACGTGTCGAAGAGCGACGGCTGCGACACGGTGGTCGCCGCGATCGTCGGCGCGGCCGGCCTGGCGCCGAGCCTCGCGGCCGCGCGTGCCGGCAAGCGGATCCTGCTCGCGAACAAGGAAGCGCTCGTGATGTCGGGCGCGATCTTCATGGACGCCGTGCGCGACCATGGCGCGATCCTGCTGCCGGTCGACAGCGAACACAACGCGATCTTCCAGTGCATGCCGCGCGACGCGGCCGAGCACGGCGGGATCTCGAAGATCATCCTGACCGCATCGGGCGGCCCGTTCCGTACGCGCGAGCCGGCCACGCTCGTCGACGTGACGCCGGACGAGGCGTGCAAGCACCCGAACTGGGTGATGGGCCGCAAGATCTCGGTCGATTCCGCGACGATGATGAACAAGGGTCTTGAGGTGATCGAGGCGCACTGGATCTTCGGGCTGCCGGGCGACCGGATCGACGTGCTGATCCATCCGCAGAGCGTGATCCACTCGCTCGTGTCGTACCGCGACGGCTCGGTGCTCGCGCAGCTCGGCAACCCCGACATGCGCACGCCGATCGCGCACGCGCTCGCGTTTCCCGATCGCGTCGATGCGGGCGTCGACCAGCTCGACCTTGCGCAGATCGCGCAGTTGTCGTTCGAGAAGCCCGATTACGCGCGCTTCCCGTGCCTCGCGCTCGCGCTGAAGGCGCTTGAGGAAGGCGGCATCGCGAGCGCCGCATTGAACGCGGCGAACGAGGTTGCGGTCGAAGCGTTTCTCGAGCGCCGGATCGGCTTCATGGCGATCGCGTCGACGGTCGACGCAGTACTCAACGCGCTGCCGAACCGTGCGCCCGACGGGCTCGAAGACGTCCTGGCGGCGGATGCCGAGGCACGTCGCCTCGCCGCCGCGATTATTGCGAAAGCGCCTGCGCCACGCGTGGAGCGCACTGTTTGA
- the rseP gene encoding RIP metalloprotease RseP has translation MNVLVELIAFAVAIGVLVVVHEYGHYRVARWCGVKVLRFSIGFGQPVARWVSRRTGTEWTLSALPLGGYVKMLDERDPGPGVKPEELGQAFNRQSVYKRIAIVAAGPIANFLLAIVLFAVVFATGVTEPVAIVAPPAAGTVAARAGFDGSETIVSIRNAPAGESEPVRSWSDLRWKLLSAAFDHREIVLGARDGGATFDFRVDLRNVPESQLDDDFMAHLGFETGGGPLSVASVQPGSAAEQAGLKAGDKLVALDGKPIGGATRFIDFIKHHAGKALDLRIERNGAAQTVSIVPQVQRDDESGQQVGRIGAALAMQTPSVDVRYGPIESLRLGVRRTWDISVYSLRMFGRMITGNASLKNLSGPVTIADYAGKSARLGPSAFLSFLALVSISLGVLNLLPIPVLDGGHLLYYAVEAATGKAVSERWQLILQRAGLICIVALSAIALFNDLARLIHF, from the coding sequence ATGAACGTGCTGGTCGAACTGATCGCGTTTGCGGTGGCGATCGGGGTGCTGGTCGTCGTGCATGAGTACGGACATTATCGTGTCGCGCGCTGGTGCGGCGTGAAGGTGTTGCGTTTCTCGATCGGCTTCGGCCAGCCCGTTGCGCGCTGGGTCAGCCGCAGGACGGGCACCGAGTGGACGCTGTCCGCGCTGCCGCTCGGCGGCTACGTGAAGATGCTCGACGAGCGCGATCCGGGCCCCGGCGTCAAGCCGGAGGAGCTCGGCCAGGCGTTCAACCGGCAGTCGGTCTACAAGCGCATCGCGATCGTCGCGGCCGGGCCGATCGCGAACTTCCTGTTGGCAATCGTGCTGTTTGCCGTCGTATTTGCCACTGGCGTGACCGAGCCGGTCGCGATCGTCGCGCCGCCGGCCGCCGGCACCGTGGCGGCCCGTGCTGGCTTCGACGGCAGCGAGACGATCGTGTCGATCCGCAACGCGCCGGCCGGCGAGTCGGAGCCGGTGCGGTCATGGTCGGACCTGCGCTGGAAGTTGCTGTCGGCCGCGTTCGATCATCGCGAGATCGTGCTCGGCGCGCGCGACGGCGGCGCGACGTTCGATTTCCGCGTCGACCTCCGCAATGTTCCCGAAAGTCAGCTCGACGACGATTTCATGGCGCACCTGGGCTTCGAGACCGGCGGCGGCCCGCTGTCGGTCGCGTCGGTGCAGCCCGGCAGCGCGGCGGAGCAGGCGGGCCTGAAGGCCGGCGACAAGCTGGTCGCGCTCGACGGCAAGCCGATCGGCGGTGCGACGCGCTTCATCGATTTCATCAAGCACCATGCGGGCAAGGCGCTCGACCTGCGGATCGAGCGCAACGGCGCCGCGCAGACGGTATCGATCGTGCCGCAGGTGCAGCGCGACGACGAATCGGGGCAGCAGGTCGGCCGCATCGGCGCGGCGCTGGCGATGCAGACGCCGTCCGTCGACGTGCGCTACGGGCCGATCGAGAGCCTGCGGCTCGGCGTGCGCCGCACGTGGGACATCTCCGTGTATTCGCTGCGGATGTTCGGGCGGATGATCACGGGCAATGCGTCGCTGAAGAATCTATCCGGCCCCGTGACGATCGCCGACTACGCGGGCAAGAGCGCGCGGCTCGGTCCGTCGGCGTTCCTGTCGTTCCTCGCCCTTGTCAGCATTAGCCTTGGCGTCCTGAACTTGTTGCCGATTCCCGTTTTGGACGGGGGGCATCTGTTATATTATGCGGTTGAAGCCGCGACCGGGAAAGCCGTCTCGGAGCGCTGGCAACTGATTCTGCAAAGAGCCGGGTTGATCTGCATCGTTGCGTTGTCGGCGATCGCGCTGTTCAACGACCTGGCTCGGTTAATCCATTTCTGA
- the bamA gene encoding outer membrane protein assembly factor BamA yields the protein MLFKPHRFVPKTVAAAALAAHGLAAHAAAPFVVQDIKIEGLQRVEAGSVFAYLPIKQGDTFTDDKASEAIRALYATGFFNDVRIATQGNVVVVQVQERPAIASIDFTGTKEFDKDNLTKALRAVGLADGRYYDKALVDKAEQELKRQYLTRGFYAAEVKTTVTPVDANRVSILFAVAEGPSAKIRQINFIGNKAFSTSTLRDEMQLSTPNWFSWYTKNDLYSKEKLTGDLEAVRSYYLNRGYLEFNIESTQVSISPDKKDMYLTVTLHEGEPYTVSGIKLSGNLLDREAELNKLIKIKPGDRFSAEKLQQTTKSIVDKLGEYGYAFAAVNAQPDIDQANHKVNLNLVVDPSRRVYVRRINVVGNTRTRDEVVRREMRQLESSWFDSNRLALSKDRVNRLGYFTNVDVTTVPVEGTNDQVDVNVKVDEKPTGAITLGAGFSSTDKVVLSAGVSQDNVFGSGTSLSVNVNTAKSYRTLTVTQVDPYFTVDGIKRITDVYYRTYQPLYYSTSSSFRIISAGGNLKFGIPFSEVDTVYFGAGFEQNRLDVDSNTPQSYQDYVNQFGRVSNTVPLTVAWSRDARDSALIPSRGYFTQANMEYGVPVGKIQYYKADLQAQYYYSFSRGFILGLNLQGGYGNGIGNPYPIFKNYYAGGIGSVRGYEPSSLGPRDTKTNDPIGGSKMLVGNIELTFPLPGTGYDRTLRVFTFLDGGNVWGNAPGGTSTGANGLRYGYGVGLAWISPIGPLKLSLGFPLQKHEGDQYQKFQFQIGTAF from the coding sequence ATGTTGTTCAAACCTCATCGCTTTGTACCTAAGACAGTTGCAGCGGCCGCGCTCGCCGCTCACGGCCTCGCGGCGCATGCAGCGGCACCGTTCGTGGTGCAAGACATCAAGATCGAGGGGCTGCAGCGCGTCGAAGCGGGTTCGGTGTTCGCCTATCTGCCGATCAAGCAGGGCGACACCTTCACGGACGACAAGGCATCCGAAGCAATCCGCGCGTTGTACGCGACGGGCTTTTTCAACGACGTGCGCATCGCCACGCAGGGCAACGTCGTGGTCGTGCAGGTGCAGGAGCGTCCGGCCATCGCGTCGATCGACTTCACCGGCACGAAGGAATTCGACAAGGACAACCTGACGAAGGCGCTGCGCGCAGTCGGTCTCGCCGATGGCCGCTACTACGACAAGGCGCTCGTCGACAAGGCGGAGCAGGAGCTCAAGCGCCAGTACCTGACGCGCGGCTTCTATGCGGCCGAGGTCAAGACGACGGTCACGCCGGTCGACGCGAACCGCGTGTCGATCCTGTTCGCGGTGGCCGAAGGCCCGAGCGCGAAGATCCGCCAGATCAACTTCATCGGCAACAAGGCGTTCAGCACCAGCACGCTGCGCGACGAGATGCAGCTGTCGACGCCGAACTGGTTCTCGTGGTACACGAAGAACGATCTGTACTCGAAGGAAAAGCTGACGGGCGACCTCGAGGCCGTGCGCTCGTACTACCTGAACCGCGGTTACCTCGAGTTCAACATCGAGTCGACCCAGGTGTCGATCTCGCCCGACAAGAAGGACATGTACCTGACGGTCACGCTGCACGAAGGCGAGCCGTACACGGTGTCGGGCATCAAGCTGTCGGGCAACCTGCTCGACCGCGAGGCCGAACTCAACAAGCTGATCAAGATCAAGCCGGGCGACCGCTTCTCGGCCGAAAAGCTGCAGCAAACCACCAAGTCGATCGTCGACAAGCTCGGTGAATACGGCTACGCATTCGCGGCCGTCAACGCGCAGCCGGACATCGACCAGGCGAACCACAAGGTGAACCTGAACCTCGTCGTCGATCCGAGCCGCCGCGTGTACGTGCGCCGCATCAACGTCGTCGGCAACACGCGTACGCGCGACGAAGTGGTGCGTCGCGAAATGCGCCAGCTCGAAAGCTCGTGGTTCGATTCGAACCGTCTCGCGCTGTCGAAGGACCGCGTGAACCGTCTCGGCTACTTCACCAACGTCGATGTGACGACGGTGCCGGTCGAAGGCACGAACGACCAGGTCGACGTGAACGTGAAGGTCGACGAAAAGCCGACCGGTGCGATCACGCTGGGCGCCGGCTTTTCGTCGACGGACAAGGTCGTGCTGTCGGCCGGCGTGTCGCAGGACAACGTGTTCGGTTCGGGCACGAGCCTGTCGGTGAACGTCAACACCGCGAAGAGCTACCGCACGCTGACCGTCACGCAGGTCGACCCGTACTTCACGGTCGACGGCATCAAGCGGATCACGGACGTCTACTACCGCACGTACCAGCCGCTTTACTATTCGACGAGTTCGAGCTTCCGGATCATCAGCGCCGGCGGCAACCTGAAGTTCGGCATTCCGTTCTCGGAAGTCGACACCGTCTACTTCGGCGCGGGCTTCGAGCAGAACCGCCTCGACGTCGATTCGAACACGCCGCAGAGCTACCAGGATTACGTGAACCAGTTCGGCCGTGTGTCGAACACGGTGCCGCTGACCGTCGCATGGTCGCGCGACGCGCGTGACAGCGCGCTGATCCCGAGCCGCGGCTACTTCACGCAGGCGAACATGGAGTACGGCGTGCCGGTCGGCAAGATCCAGTACTACAAGGCCGACCTGCAGGCGCAATACTACTATTCGTTCTCGCGCGGCTTCATCCTGGGCCTGAACCTGCAGGGCGGCTACGGTAACGGTATCGGCAACCCGTACCCGATCTTCAAGAACTACTACGCGGGCGGTATCGGCTCCGTGCGTGGCTACGAGCCGAGCTCGCTGGGCCCGCGCGACACGAAGACGAACGACCCGATCGGCGGGTCGAAGATGCTGGTCGGCAACATCGAGCTGACGTTCCCGCTGCCGGGCACCGGCTACGACCGCACGCTGCGCGTGTTCACGTTCCTCGACGGCGGTAACGTGTGGGGCAATGCGCCGGGCGGCACGAGTACGGGCGCCAACGGCCTGCGTTACGGCTACGGTGTGGGTCTCGCGTGGATCTCGCCGATCGGCCCGCTGAAGCTGAGCCTCGGCTTCCCGCTGCAGAAGCACGAAGGCGACCAGTACCAGAAATTCCAGTTCCAGATCGGGACGGCGTTCTGA
- a CDS encoding OmpH family outer membrane protein yields MCALTVALALGAATVHAQDVARIAAVNSDRILRESAPAKAAQTKLEAEFAKRDKDLQDLAARLKSMSDSLDKNGTSLSAADRAQKQRDLAQLDTDFQRKQREFREDLNQRRNEELAAVLERANKVIKQIAEQQNYDLIVQEAVYVSPRIDITDKVLKALASGSTN; encoded by the coding sequence ATGTGCGCGCTGACCGTTGCGCTGGCCTTGGGCGCGGCGACGGTGCACGCACAGGACGTCGCCCGCATCGCGGCGGTCAATTCGGATCGGATCCTGCGCGAGTCCGCGCCCGCGAAAGCGGCGCAGACGAAGCTCGAAGCCGAGTTCGCGAAGCGCGACAAGGATCTGCAGGATCTGGCGGCGCGTCTGAAGTCGATGTCCGATTCGCTCGACAAGAACGGCACGTCGCTGTCGGCGGCCGATCGCGCGCAGAAGCAGCGCGATCTCGCCCAGCTCGACACCGATTTCCAGCGCAAGCAGCGCGAGTTCCGCGAAGACCTGAACCAGCGTCGCAATGAGGAGCTGGCGGCCGTGCTGGAGCGGGCGAACAAGGTCATCAAGCAGATCGCCGAGCAGCAGAACTACGACCTGATCGTGCAGGAAGCCGTGTACGTCAGCCCGCGCATCGACATCACCGACAAGGTGCTCAAGGCGCTCGCGTCCGGCTCGACGAACTGA
- the lpxD gene encoding UDP-3-O-(3-hydroxymyristoyl)glucosamine N-acyltransferase, with translation MALTLEELVKRFGGEIAGDAQCKVSGLAPLDQAGPQQLAFLANPKYLSQVESTRAGAVLIAPKDLEKLGAAATGRTAGPRMAGPRNFIVTPNPYAYFARVAQLFIDLAAPPRAVGVHPSATIDPAATVAASAVIGPHVTVEAGAVIEDGVQLDANVFVGRGTKIGAGSHLYPNASVYHGCKVGPRAIIHSGAVIGSDGFGFAPDFVGDGDARTGSWVKIPQVGGVSIGPDVEIGANTTIDRGAMADTVIEEGVKIDNQVQIGHNCRIGAYTVIAGSAGIAGSTTIGRHCMIGGAAGIAGHVTLGDYVIITAKSGVSKSLPKAGIYTSAFPAVDHGEWNKSAALVRNLDKLRDRIKALEATLAAQGGTDA, from the coding sequence ATGGCATTGACGCTTGAGGAACTCGTAAAGCGGTTCGGCGGCGAGATCGCCGGCGACGCACAGTGCAAGGTGAGCGGGCTCGCACCGCTCGACCAGGCCGGCCCTCAGCAACTCGCGTTCCTCGCGAATCCGAAGTACCTGTCGCAGGTCGAGTCGACCCGCGCGGGCGCGGTGCTGATCGCACCGAAGGATCTCGAAAAGCTGGGCGCGGCCGCAACTGGCCGGACGGCCGGCCCCCGGATGGCCGGCCCCCGCAATTTCATCGTGACGCCGAATCCGTACGCGTACTTTGCGCGCGTCGCGCAGTTGTTCATCGACCTGGCCGCGCCGCCGCGCGCCGTCGGCGTACATCCGAGCGCGACGATCGATCCGGCCGCGACAGTCGCCGCGAGCGCGGTGATCGGCCCGCACGTGACGGTCGAGGCCGGCGCGGTGATCGAGGACGGCGTGCAGCTCGACGCGAACGTCTTCGTCGGCCGCGGCACGAAGATCGGCGCGGGCTCGCATCTTTATCCGAACGCATCGGTGTACCACGGCTGCAAGGTCGGCCCGCGCGCGATCATCCACTCGGGCGCGGTGATCGGCTCCGACGGCTTCGGCTTTGCGCCGGATTTCGTCGGCGACGGCGACGCGCGCACCGGCAGCTGGGTCAAGATCCCGCAGGTCGGCGGCGTATCGATCGGCCCGGACGTCGAGATCGGCGCAAACACGACGATCGATCGCGGCGCGATGGCGGATACCGTCATCGAGGAAGGCGTGAAGATCGACAACCAGGTGCAGATCGGCCACAACTGCCGGATCGGCGCCTATACGGTGATCGCCGGCAGCGCGGGCATCGCGGGCAGCACGACGATCGGCCGCCACTGCATGATCGGCGGGGCGGCCGGGATCGCCGGCCACGTGACGCTCGGCGACTATGTCATCATCACCGCGAAGTCGGGCGTATCGAAGTCGCTGCCGAAAGCCGGCATCTATACCAGCGCGTTTCCGGCCGTCGACCACGGCGAATGGAACAAGAGCGCCGCGCTCGTGCGCAACCTCGACAAGCTGCGCGACCGTATCAAGGCGCTCGAAGCCACGCTCGCCGCCCAGGGCGGCACGGACGCCTGA
- the fabZ gene encoding 3-hydroxyacyl-ACP dehydratase FabZ has product MSTEKINLDIHKILTLLPHRYPILLVDRVLELEPHKGIKALKNVSINEPFFQGHFPKRPVMPGVLILEALAQAAALLTFAEEQPKDPENTLYYFVGIDGARFKRVVEPGDQLILNVTFERYIRGIWKFKAVAEVDGKVAAEAELMCTVKTTDAAP; this is encoded by the coding sequence ATGAGCACTGAAAAAATCAATCTCGACATCCACAAGATCCTCACGCTGCTGCCGCATCGCTACCCGATTCTGCTCGTCGATCGCGTGCTCGAACTCGAACCGCACAAAGGGATCAAAGCGCTGAAGAACGTGTCGATCAACGAGCCGTTTTTTCAGGGGCACTTCCCGAAGCGGCCGGTGATGCCGGGCGTGCTGATCCTCGAGGCGCTCGCGCAGGCCGCGGCGCTGCTGACCTTCGCGGAAGAGCAGCCGAAGGATCCGGAAAACACGCTGTACTACTTCGTCGGGATCGACGGCGCGCGCTTCAAGCGCGTGGTCGAACCGGGCGACCAACTGATTCTGAACGTGACGTTCGAACGCTACATCCGCGGCATCTGGAAATTCAAGGCGGTGGCTGAAGTGGACGGCAAGGTGGCGGCGGAAGCCGAGCTGATGTGCACGGTCAAGACGACCGACGCGGCGCCCTGA